In Flavobacterium endoglycinae, one DNA window encodes the following:
- a CDS encoding DUF3820 family protein: MDPDKKQLIKLAHAKMPFGKYEGRYLIDLPEYYVVWYHSKGFPKGELGQQLQLIYELKLNGLEELIRNIKKQYPKP; this comes from the coding sequence ATGGATCCAGACAAAAAACAACTCATAAAATTAGCACACGCCAAAATGCCTTTCGGGAAATACGAAGGCCGATATCTAATTGATTTACCCGAATATTACGTCGTTTGGTATCATAGTAAAGGATTTCCAAAAGGAGAATTAGGACAGCAATTGCAGCTTATTTATGAATTGAAACTAAATGGTTTAGAAGAATTGATCAGAAATATAAAGAAGCAGTATCCAAAGCCTTAA
- a CDS encoding CTP synthase, producing MNQTKYIFVTGGVTSSLGKGIIAASLAKLLQGRGYRTTIQKFDPYINVDPGTLNPYEHGECYVTDDGAETDLDLGHYERFLNVPTSQANNVTTGRVYLSVIEKERRGEFLGKTVQVVPHITNEIKDRMQLLGKSGDYDIVITEIGGTVGDIESLPYIESVRQLVWELGENNGIVIHLTLVPYLAAAGELKTKPTQHSVKTLMESGIKADILVCRTEHELSQELRQKLALFCNVKKEAVIQSIDASTIYEVPNLMLEEGLDVVALKKLDLPKKASPDLKTWNTFLKRLKSPKQTVNIGLVGKYVEMQDCYKSILEAFIHAGAANETKVNVISIHSEHINADNVEEKLGSLDGVLVAPGFGERGIEGKIEAVRFVRENNIPFFGICLGMQMSVIEYSRNILGYAEANSTEMNEKTTHPVVSLMEEQKNITDKGGTMRLGAWKCDIKPNTLAHKIYGEKTISERHRHRYEYNNKYADELQKAGLKASGVNPDTGLVEIVELENHPFFIGVQYHPEYKSTVANPHPIFVNFVAAAVNAHKK from the coding sequence ATGAATCAAACAAAATATATTTTTGTTACAGGAGGTGTGACCTCTTCATTAGGAAAAGGGATTATCGCGGCATCTTTGGCAAAATTGTTACAAGGAAGAGGATACCGTACAACTATTCAGAAATTTGATCCATACATTAACGTAGATCCGGGGACACTAAACCCGTATGAACACGGAGAATGTTATGTAACAGATGATGGAGCTGAAACTGACTTAGACTTAGGACACTATGAGCGTTTCTTAAACGTTCCTACTTCTCAGGCTAATAATGTTACTACTGGAAGAGTTTATCTTTCGGTTATTGAAAAAGAAAGAAGAGGAGAATTTTTAGGAAAAACGGTTCAAGTTGTTCCTCATATCACAAACGAAATCAAAGACAGAATGCAATTGCTAGGAAAATCTGGCGATTATGATATTGTTATTACTGAAATTGGTGGAACTGTTGGTGATATCGAATCGCTACCTTATATAGAATCTGTTCGTCAGTTAGTTTGGGAATTGGGCGAAAACAACGGAATTGTGATTCATTTGACATTAGTTCCATATTTGGCTGCTGCAGGTGAACTAAAAACAAAACCAACACAGCACTCTGTTAAAACATTAATGGAGAGCGGTATTAAAGCCGATATTTTGGTTTGTAGAACAGAGCACGAATTGTCTCAGGAATTACGCCAGAAATTAGCTTTATTCTGTAATGTGAAGAAAGAAGCAGTTATTCAATCTATTGATGCTTCTACAATATATGAAGTTCCAAATTTAATGCTTGAAGAAGGATTAGATGTTGTGGCATTAAAGAAATTAGATCTTCCTAAAAAAGCATCTCCAGATCTTAAAACTTGGAATACGTTCTTAAAAAGATTAAAAAGTCCAAAACAAACTGTAAACATTGGTTTGGTTGGGAAATATGTAGAAATGCAGGATTGTTACAAATCTATTTTAGAGGCGTTCATTCATGCAGGTGCTGCAAACGAAACGAAAGTAAACGTGATTTCTATTCACTCAGAGCATATCAATGCTGATAATGTGGAAGAAAAATTAGGTTCTCTTGATGGAGTTTTAGTTGCTCCAGGTTTTGGAGAAAGAGGAATTGAAGGAAAAATCGAAGCAGTGCGTTTTGTGCGTGAAAACAACATTCCTTTCTTTGGAATTTGTTTAGGAATGCAGATGTCTGTTATCGAATATTCTAGAAATATTTTAGGGTATGCAGAAGCGAATTCTACTGAGATGAACGAGAAAACCACTCATCCGGTAGTAAGCTTAATGGAAGAGCAGAAAAACATAACGGATAAAGGTGGAACAATGCGTTTAGGTGCTTGGAAATGTGATATTAAACCAAACACTTTAGCACATAAAATTTACGGAGAAAAAACTATTTCGGAGCGTCACCGCCACCGTTATGAGTACAATAATAAATACGCTGATGAATTACAAAAAGCGGGTTTAAAAGCTTCTGGAGTTAACCCTGACACAGGTTTAGTTGAAATCGTAGAGCTAGAAAACCACCCATTTTTTATTGGAGTACAATACCATCCTGAATACAAAAGTACCGTTGCCAATCCGCACCCAATTTTTGTAAACTTTGTGGCTGCAGCTGTAAACGCACATAAAAAATAA